A DNA window from Arachis duranensis cultivar V14167 chromosome 3, aradu.V14167.gnm2.J7QH, whole genome shotgun sequence contains the following coding sequences:
- the LOC107481743 gene encoding mitochondrial arginine transporter BAC2 gives MDDLSKSQMFVIHGVAAVGSVAFASALTYPLDTMKVLTQVASSSGKQLNAAELLLRILTLSGHSGLFSGYGSLAFGRVLGLGARFGVYEIITAFYKDGLEDNYVSASDALLAGMAAGAVEALINSPFELIKLREQVSSASYIPNSTFALEKGAQPPLISRLLSGCYPDKRSLNQYIGLISTLSTKNTNVTSALLEYPWMMTGSGKPPSVCNVRRPSDIISLEGWGALWRGLRSGIARDSVFGGVFFSGWQFLHQAMLDWKAVGMDPPPRSDEEVGPLSPLFVSIAAGLSASVAAAASHAFDTTRTRSQCTVLPKYVSMERRLLKWKQPGNKFERYTGIHPSDRNLLFRGLRWRMARSGLASFMIVGSYFFAVDHLASNLT, from the exons ATGGATGACTTGTCCAAGAGCCAGATGTTTGTGATTCATGGTGTTGCTGCAGTTGGCTCTGTGGCTTTTGCTTCTGCTCTCACATATCCCCTCGACACCATGAAAGTCCTCACTCAG GTTGCTTCTAGTTCCGGTAAACAATTGAATGCTGCCGAGCTCTTGCTTAGAATTCTCACTCTCTCTGGTCATTCAG GTCTGTTTAGTGGTTATGGATCATTAGCATTTGGAAGGGTTCTTGGTCTTGGAGCTCGATTTGGGGTCTATGAAATCATCACTGCCTTTTATAAGG ATGGACTGGAAGATAATTATGTCTCTGCTTCTGATGCTCTTTTGGCTGGAATGGCAGCTGGTGCTGTAGAGGCTTTGATAAACTCTCCGTTTGAACTTATCAAGCTTCGTGAACAGGTTTCCTCAGCTTCATACATTCCGAACTCTACTTTTGCTTTGGAAAAGGGAGCCCAACCACCTTTAATTTCAAGATTACTGAGTGGCTGTTATCCTGACAAGAGATCCTTGAACCAATATATCGGTCTCATCTCTACCCTATCTACCAAAAATACTAATGTGACAAGTGCATTGCTGGAGTATCCTTGGATGATGACAGGATCTGGGAAGCCACCATCAGTTTGCAACGTCAGAAGGCCATCTGATATTATATCATTGGAAGGATGGGGCGCATTATGGAGAGGTCTTCGTTCGGGAATTGCTCGAGATTCTGTGTTTGGTGGTGTATTTTTCTCAGGCTGGCAGTTTCTGCATCAAGCAATGCTTGATTGGAAGGCTGTAGGGATGGATCCTCCTCCCAG GTCAGATGAAGAAGTTGGTCCATTGTCTCCTTTATTTGTTAGTATTGCTGCTGGATTGTCAGCTTCAGTTGCTGCTGCGGCTTCTCATGCCTTTGATACTACAAGAACTAGATCACAGTGCACTGTGCTACCAAAG TACGTTTCAATGGAGAGAAGGCTCCTGAAGTGGAAACAGCCAGGAAACAAGTTTGAAAGATATACCGGGATCCATCCTTCTGACAGGAATCTATTGTTCCGTGGTCTTCGGTGGCGGATGGCTCGCTCTGGGCTTGCATCATTCATGATTGTAGGAAGTTATTTCTTCGCTGTTGATCATCTTGCTTCTAATTTGACTTGA